Within the Roseicitreum antarcticum genome, the region CTGCGCACGGCGGTCGGCAGCGCCATGTAGGCCCCGTCCATCTCCATCGCCTGCACCATGGGGAAGAATTCGGCCTCGATGCGTTCGGGGCTGAAGGTATCCGTGGGCAGCGGCTGGATCAGGTCGGCTTCGACATAATCGTTCAGCCAGCCGTAGAACAGCTGCACCACATCCGGCCCCTCGCCCGCCGGGATCGCAACGGCGACGCGGGTGCGGTAATCGGCATAGGGGAAGGTGGATTGATTGACCGTGATGTCGGGGTTCGCGGCCTCGAAATTCTCGATGAGCGTGTTCATCGCGGTGACGCGGCTGTCAAAGATATACTGCCAGTATTCGATCTCGACCGCGCTGGCGGCATTGGCCCCGATCAGCGTGGCAAGACCGGCGGTCGCACCAAGGGCGAAGGATCTGAGGGATCTGGTTTGCAGGGATTTCATCTGGCGTTCCTCTCTGTTGGGTGTCCGGCGGTGCGGACGATCGCTGTTGTGGGGTCGTTTATTGCTTTTGGTCTGCTGGGCCGTGCGTTCTTGCCAGGCGCTTATCCGGCGCAGCTGGCGGGGCCGTTCGTTCTTTTGGGGCCGGGCCTCCCCTCCCGGGCCGTGACTGCGCTGCGCCCCAACCTTGCCCGGGCCGATTCCCGAAGAGGGGCGGCGCGGACCGCAGCGGGCGCAAGCTGTTTGGTGATGTCATGGTTGACGGACTTCGCTCAAAGATCAATAGTTAATTCACACCATTTGAGTTAAGGGGGCGACGTGCAGCATCGCGGGGGGCAGATTGCAGGCAACAACGCCGAGCGTTCGCGCGTTCACAACCGCCGCGTCGTGCTGGGGTACCTGCAAAACGCCCCGCAGGCAGGCCGCGCCGAAATTGCACGCGCCAGCGGGCTGAGCACGCAGACCGTATCGAATCTGGTCGCCGAGCTGGAGCGCGAGGGGCTGGTGATCCGCACGGGCCGACGGCGTACCGAACGGGGGCAGCCCCCCGTTCAGTACAGCTTCAACCCCGCCGGGGGCGCCGCGCTGGGCTTCGAGGTGCGGCCCGATGTGCTGATCATGGCACTGAGCGATCTGGGCGGCACATTGCTGATGACCCGGCAGGTGACGCTGACCGATTCGGACCCCGCGACGGTTTTCGCGGCGATGCGCCCGCTGGCGCAGGCCGCGCGCCGCGCCGCGCCGGGGCCGGTGATGGGCGCGGGCCTGGTGGTGCCCGGCCCCTTCGGTGTTGAAGGGCTGAGTGCCGCAGGCGAGACCGTGCTGCACGGCTGGGACGGAATCACGGCGGCGGATCAGGCTAGCGCCGCGCTGGACATGCCGGTTTTGTTGCAAAAGGACGCCACGGCGGCGGCCATCGCCGAGGGGATGCGCGGCGCGGCGCAGGGACTCGACGGGTTCTGCGTGCTCTATTTCGGCAAGGGGCTGGGGTTGGGCGTGGTGGCGCAGGGCCAGCCTTTGCGCGGCAGCTCGGGCAACGCGGGCGAGATCGGGCATGTTATCGTGACGCCGGGCGGAACGCTGTGCGCCTGCGGCAACCGGGGATGCCTGGAGCAATACGTCAGCCGCATGGCGTTGCGGCGGTTCCTGGTGGCGCAGGGGATGATTGTACCTGACCCGGCGTCCGAGGGGCCGGGTGCGGGACCTCCTTCGGCCTCAGGGCTTTTGCCCCTGGCGGCCGCCACCGGCGAAGGGTCGACGGGGGGGGCACCGCCCTCCGAACGCCCCGCCGGTACCGCGCAGACGCCTCAGGGCGCACGGGCCGAAAATCGGCTGGGCGGGGGGGATCTGCCCGATGACGCGCCGCCCGATGATATCCTGGCAGACGATTCCATGGCCGAGGACCAGACCGATGCGGTCGCACTGGCTTTGCTGGCAGCGCACGATCCCCGGCTGCTGGCCTGGCTGGACGCGGGTGCCGCTGCCCTGTCGCGCGCCATCGGGATGCTGGAAAACCTGCTGGACCCCGACACGGTGATCCTGGCGGGCGCCCTGCCCGATGCGATCCTGGACGCATTGATCGCCCGGCTGGTGCTGCCGCCCGGATCGGTTGCGCGCCGCGCCGCGCGCAAGGCACCAAGGGTGCAGCGCGGCACTTCAGGCGTGCTGACCGCTGCGCTGGCAGGCGCCGCCCTCATCATCCATGACGTGGTGACGCCCCGGCTGGATTCCGCGCTGTGAGGGGCGTCGGCCTTTCCCCTCAGGGCCGCGCACCCGGCCCGCGCTGTGCAGGATATCGCCGCGCGCGGCATCGGTTTGCCCCCCGCCAGATCGCCCTTGCCCCATCCGATGTCGCGCAGCTTCGGTTCGAGTGTGCGGTATATTGTCGGCAGGGCATTTGGATCTGGCGCGCGCCTTCACGGCGCCGGTCTGTCAAACCCCTGTCGCTCGGCCCGCGCTTTTTCAGCGCAGGTTCCGCAGGCGACCACGGCCCGGACGGCCCTGCCCGAATTGCAGCATCCTGCACGCAGCATTCTGCACCTTCTTGCGCGCAATTTGGCGTACGGCGCGCCCTTTGCCACCCGCGCGGGCGTCGTCGCCGTTGCCTGTGTCCCCGGCGGTCATCGGGCTGAGCGCCCGCCCCTTCTGATGCCCCTTCCCCGCGCCAACACGCCCATAAACCTGAAAGGCCCTGCCCATGCCCCTGTCCGACGCCGCCCGCCTGTCCCTGCAAGTGACCGCGCCCCGCGCCCTGACGCTGTGGCGTGCCCTGCACCCCCTGCGGGGGCTGGTGCGGTTCATGAACACCGGCGCGCATCCCGATGATGAGACCAGCGCGATGCTGGCCGCACTTTCCTTGCGTGACGGGATCAGCCTGTCCTATGCCTGTTCCACCCGCGGCGAAGGCGGCCAGAACGATCTGGGCCGCGAGGCCGGGGCCGATCTGGGCACCTTGCGCACCGCCGAGATGGAGCGCGCCTGCGATGTGCTGAACCTGTCGATGTATTGGCTGTCAGAAGGCCCCGACGACACGATCACCGATTTTGGCTTCTCGAAATCCGGGGTGGAGACGCTGGGCAAATGGGACCATGCCCGCACCCTGCGCAGGTTTGTCGAGATCATCCGCGCCGACCGGCCCGACATCATCTGCCCGACGTTCCTCGACATCCCAGGCCAGCACGGCCACCACCGCGCCATGACGCAGGCCGCGCATGAAGTGATGGATGCCGCCGCCGACCCGGCCTTTGAGGCAGCGGGCGCGCCCTGGCAGGTGGCAAAGCTCTATTTGCCTGCGTGGTCTGGCGCGGGGGACGCCTATGATGACGACCTGCCGCCACCGCCCGAAACGCTACGCGTGCCGGGGCACGGGGTCGAAGGGCCCTCGGGCTGGACATGGGCCGAGATCGGCCAGCATTCCCGCGTCTTCCACGCCACGCAGGGCATGGGCCGCTGGGTCGGCGCGGCGGAAACTGCGGGCTGGCCGCTGCATCTGGCGCGCACTTTCGTTGGGCCGGATGGAGACGCGGAAGGCGCGATCACCGATAATCTGGCGCGCAGCTATGCTGACCTTGTGCCGGGGGCCGGTGCTTTCGCGGACCTCGATGCGGCGCTGGCTGCGACTGTCGCGGCCTATCCCGATCCGCAGGCCGTTGCGCTGCGGGCACTGGACGCGCTGCGCGCGCTGCATGCCGCCCGCGCCGCCTGTCCGGCTGCCGCATCGGGTCAGGTCCTCCACCGGCTGGACCGGCATGAGGCCGCGTTGGCCCGCGTGCTGATGCTGGCCGCAGGCATCCGGGCCGAGGGGCGGCTGAGCGTGGATTTCGCCCGCCCCGGAAGCGCGGTCACCGGCCAGCTCTCGCTGCACCTTCCCGACGGCGCGCCGGTGCAGGCGCGGCTGGACTGGGACTTGCCGCCGGGCTGGCGGGTGGAAACCGACGGGACGCAGGCAAATGGCGCGACCAGCAGCCCCAATGTCGCGTCCGAAGGCGGGACGGGACGCGGGACAGGCGTGCGGGCGCAGATCCACATCCCCGGTGATGCACCCCCCGCCGATCCTTACCCGACACATTACAGCCCCGACGGCGCGGCCGGTCCGGTCAACATGCGCCTGACCCTCAGCGCCGGTGCGGGGGCCGTGCCGGTCAAGACATTCATGACCCTGCCCACCGAGCGCCGCTTGCTGGTGCTGCCGAAGGTTGAGGCCGAGATTGCCCCGGCCGCCGTCTTCGTCAACAGCCGCGCCGCCGCGCCGGTGACGTTGCATCTGAGCGACGGGGCAGCGTTGTCCCTGCCTGAGGGCTGGGCGCTGCGCGGGCCGGTCGCCACGCCAGATGCAGGGCGCGATACCGGGGCTGAGGGGGCGGCCCCCGGCACCCCGTCCGTCGCGGCAGCCCCGGCTTCTGAACCTGCGCCTGACGGGCTGCGCCTGATCCCGCCCGCGCGGCCCGAACCCGGTCTTTGGGCGCTGCCGGTCACACTGGACGGCGTGCCCGCGCAGAGCGTCACGCGCATCGACTATTCCCATACCGGCCCGCGCCTGCGCGCAGCCCCTGCCCTGCTGCGGCTGCGGGTGGCGGATGTGGCGCTGCCCCTGGGCCGCGCGCAAGATGCGCTGCGTGTGGGCTACATCGGCGGCGGCAATGACCGGGCGGACCACTGGCTGCGCGCCATGGGAGTCGATGTTGTGACGCTGGACGATGCGGGCCTGACCCCCGCCGCGCTGGCGCGCTGTGACGCGCTGGTGATCGGGATTTTCGCGCTGCGCTTCCGCCGCGCGCTGGCCGGGCTGATGCCTGCGGTCCACGATTGGGTGCACGCGGGCGGCACGCTTCTGACCTTGTACCACCGCCCGTGGGATAACTGGGATGCCACGCGCACCGCGCCCGCGCCGCTGGAAATCGGCAAGCCCTCGCTGCGGTTCCGCGTCACGGATGAGGGGGCCTTGGTGCGCCACCTCGCGCCCGATCATCCGGTACTGACCGGGCCAAACCCCATCGGGCCGCAGGACTGGGACGGCTGGGTGAAGGAACGCGGCCTCTATTTCGCGAAAAGCTGGGATGCGGCCTACACGCCGCTGCTGGAGATGGCCGACCACGGCGAGGCCCCACATCACGGCGCGCTCGTCTCGGCCGAGATCGGCGCGGGCCGCCACACCCATTGCGCGCTGATCGTGCATTTGCAGATGGAGGCGCTGATCCCCGGCGCCTTCCGGCTGATGGCCAACATGATCGCCCCGCGATGAGCAACGCCCCGCCGCCCCCGGGTCCTGCGCGCAACAACCTGCGCGGCGCAGGGTGGTTGCTGGCGGATATGGCGCTGAACATCTGGGCGCTGACCATCGTCAAGGCAATGGGTGCGGATTTCAGCGCCGCGCAGATCGTGTTCATCCGCGCGGCGGTCGGGCTGGTGCTGCTGATCCCCTTCGTGGCGCGCGCGGTGTACCGTGCGCGGGCGCAGGCATTGCAGGGCGCTGACGATCCTGACGATGGCAAAGCCGCAGGCACGGGCGGTGCTGGCACCGACCGGGGCACAGGCGCCGCGATGCGGCTGGGGGGGGCAGTCGGCACAGGTGCGGGTGCTGGCGTCGGAACGGGGCGCGCCCTTGGGCTGACAGGCGCGCAGGGCGCGCTGCGGCTGCGCCAGCCGTGGTTGCACCTGTTGCGGGTGATGCTGAGCACCGTCGCCCTGACTTCCAGCTTCTTTGCGGTTGCCAAGGTGCCGCTGGCGCTGTTCACCGCGATCAACTTCACGCGGCCCGTGGTCATGATGGTCATGGCCGCGCTGATCTTGCGCGAGGTGATCCGCCCCACCCATTGGCTGGCGGGCGCGGTGGGGCTGGTCGGCGTCTTGATCGCGGTGCAGCCAGCGGGGATGGTGGCAAACCCCGGCGTGCTGGCGCTGTTTGTCACGGTCTTTGCAGGCACCGGCGCGATCATCGTGACGCGCAAGATGCGGGCCGAGCCGCCGCTTATCATGATGCTGACCTATACCGCCGGGCTGGCGCTGTTCACCTTGCCGCTGGCGCTGTGGTTCTGGGTGCCGCTGGGCGACGGCTGGCGGGTGCTGATCTGGGTCGGCGTATTTTCGCAAGCGGCGCAGTTTTGTTTCCTGCGGGCGCATTTCTGGGGTGAAGCGGGGGTGCTGGGGCCGCTGTCCTATGCCTCGCTGGTGCTGTCCACCCTGGTCGGGTATCTGGTCTTTGACGAGGTGCCGACCCCCGCCATGGCCTTGGGCGCCGGGCTGATCGTGCTGGCAACGCTGAGCATCAGCGGGCTGCCTCGCAAGATCTGGCCCCGCAAGTTCTGGCCCCATAAGATCTGACCGCGCAAGATCTGGCCGCGCAAGACCTGACCGCGCGGCATCTGGAGGGGGAGACACCCGACAAGGCCGGAAGTGACACGAGGCCGAAGCGGCCCGGCGGGAACGCGCGGCGCAAGGCGCGGGGGCCCGTCACCAGCAACCCCGCCCCATGCCCTCATGCCCTTGCAGCGGGGGGCGCAGGCTGTATTCTACCGGGGCGCTACCCGGCGGCCCGACGGCCCCGGCCACCAAGACCGCCGACAGCCCTGCCCGCCACCCTGTGCCACGCACCCCGTTACCCGACCCGCTGCCCCAATGCCCCTAGCCGAAAAGTCCCGATGCCCGAAAAACACTCGGCCCTGTTCACCACCCGCGTCCGCGAGGCGTTGCCAACCCTGCATCCAAGCGAGCGGCGGCTGGCCGAGCTGGTGCTGAACTTCCCCGGGGAACTGGCCAGCTATTCCGCCACCGAACTGGCGCGGTTGGCCAATGTCTCGAACGCGACGGTGACACGGTTCGTGCGCAAGATCGGCTATGCCAGTTTTGAAGCGGCACGTCAGGACGTGCGTGCCAACAAGCAGGCGGGCGCGTCATTGTTCCGCGTGTCGCCCGGGCGGGCCGACAGCAAGAACTATATCCCCGCCTATGTCACGCAGGCGCAGACCGATATCGAACAGACCTTCCGCCTGATAACCGAAGCCGAGATCGACGCGCTGGCCCGCAAGATCGTGGGGGCGCGCCGCGTCTGGTTGCTGGGCACGCGGCGCGGGCATGCTTTCGCGCAATACCTGGGATGGCAGATGTTCCAGGCGATCCCGAATATCTCGGTCATCCCCGCCAGTGGCGAAACGCTGGGCGAGGCGATTGCGGCCATGACCGCGCAAGATTGCGTGGTGGCCTTCGGGTTGCGGCGCACGGTCAGCAAACTGCCGCAGGCGCTGGCCCATGTGGTCGGCAGCGGTGCCAGCGTGGCCTATATCCACGACGCGAACACCTTGCCCGATCTGGCCTTCACCTGGCGGTTTCAGTGCGAAACCGCGTCCCCTGGGCCGCTGTTCAACCACGCAGCGGTGATCACGCTATGCCATGTGCTGGCGACACGGGTGATCGCGCAGGCAGGCGCAGGCGGGCGCAAGCGGATGGGCGCAATCGAGGCGATTCACGACTCGCTCGACGAAGTCTGACGGCTTTGGCTTTCGCGGCGGGCGGGTCCTGGCGTGGGACGCTGAGGGAGCTTTCCTGATCCCACCCGATGGCGCGGCAAGTGCGCAGGGCAGCGCCGCCACATCCTGATGCGCGCGCAGCGCCAAGCGGGCCGCGCAATAGCCGCCATGCCGCCTGTGATGTCGCTGGGTTTCCCGGGCGAAGACCTAATGCGCGGCCCGTGCCAGACCCCACGGCACGCGTGGCGCGGCGCGATTTCCGGCGACGGCCTTGCCCCTATGCCGTCTTCGGCGCCCGCCCCCCGTCACCCGACCCCCGTCACCCGCGCTCCGTCACCCGCGCTCCATCACCCGCCCGCCAGTTGCCGCAGCGCGTGGGTCAGCACCTGCACTGCCTGCGCGAAATCAGGCAGTTGCATATCCTCATCCGGGTTGTGGCTGCCGTTCTGGTTGCGGATGAACAGCATGCCAGAAGACACGCCCTGCCACGAGAACGTCGCGCAGTCATGCCCCGCGCCGGATGGCAGTTTCAGCGCGGGGATGTCGAGCGCGCGTGCAGAACCTTCAAACAGCGCCACCAGCGCGGGGTCGATCAGCGCGGGGGGCGCATTGGTGAAGCGGCCGGGGTCAATCGTCACGCCACGGCGCGCACCGATACGGGCGGCAGCGGCCCGCAATTCGGTATCTACCGCCAGCAGCACGGCGTTGCTGAGGCTGCGCAGATCCATGGTGAAGCGCACAATACCCGGCACCTTGGTCATGCCGTGCATGGCGGGGTCGGTCCAGAACTCGCCCACAGTGGCCACAAAATCATCGCCCGTGGCGACCAGCCGGTCCCAGATCCCCTCTAGATGTTGCACGAACTCGGCCCCCGCCAGCACCGCATCGTGGCGATATTCGCGCGCAACCGCCCCTGCATGGGCATAGCGCCCGGTGATCTGGCCATGCCGGTACCGCAGATTGCCCCGGATGCCCGAGACGACGCCGACAGGGGTGCCGCGCAGGTCCAACGTCGGGCCCTGTTCGATATGCACCTCGATGAAATGGGCGATGGTCGCGGGGTCCAGCGGCTTTGCGCCCGCGCGCAGGGCATCGGGGTCGCAGCCCTGCGCGCGCATGTGATCAGCGAGGGTCCGCCCGGTGTCCGACCGGCGCACCGCGTCATATTCCGCCGGGTCAAGGAGGCCAAAGGCCATGCGGCTGCCGCAATAAGGGGTGGGGAACCAGACAAGCTCTTCCGCGCGGATGGCCATGATGACGATGTCCTGCGCAGGTGTGAAACCCGCATCTTGCAACGCCGACACGGCCGCGAGCCCCGCCACCACGCCCGCGGCGCCATCGAAATTGCCGCCATGATTGACGCTGTCCATATGCGAGCCGATGAAGATGCGCGGCGCGCGGCGGTCCCGCCCGGGCCATGTCATGTATTGATTGCCCGCGATGTCGGTCGAGACCTCCAGCCCCCGCGCCCGGGCAACGTCGGCAACAAGCGCATGGGCAATGGCCTCGCCCTCGCCAAAGGACGCACGGGTCACGCCGGGCGCATCGGCGGTCTGGGTGGCCAGATCCGAGAACAGGCGCGCGGCAAGGACCATTTCCGGTGTGGCGGTTTCTGGTGTGGCGGTTTGTGGGCGCATGGGGACCTCGGCGGCTTGCAGGAGTGGCGGATTTTTGGGCTGTTTTGCAGGCTAGGCAGGCGGTCGTGGCCGGACAAGCGGTGAAATCCATTTTTCCAGTTTACGCATCAAGAAAAAATGTTTTCCGATAGCCCATGCCTGTCAAACAGGCGCAGAAAGGGCAGTCTTCATGCAGATCACATCAAAAACCGCCGTTGAAATCCGCAGCGGGTTGCGCGCGGGCGACTGGAGCTGTGTCGAGGTTGTGCAGGCGCATCTGGACCAGATCGCTTGTGCCAACCCCACGATCAACGCGTTCGTAACGCTCTGCCCTGATGCGGCACTGGCGCAGGCGCTGGCGCTGGACGCCGCGCCGCGCGATACCTGGGGGCCGCTGGCCGGGCTGCCGGTGGGCATCAAGGATGTGACCGAAACGCAGGGGCTGCGCACCACCTTCGGCTCGCGCCTGTTGGCGGATAACGTGCCCGACCATGACGCCGCGATCGTGCAGCGGTTGCGCGGGGCCGGGGCAATTGTCATCGGCAAGACGAATACGCCGGAATTCGCCGCCGGGGCAAATACGCGCAATGAATTGTTTGGTGCGACCGTGAACCCATGGGACACCACGCGCACCGTAGGCGGGTCCACCGGGGGCGGCGCGGCGGCGCTGGCCGCCCATATGGTGCCGCTGGCCGAGGGGACAGATTTTGGCGGCTCACTGCGCACGCCTGCCAGCTTTTGCGGGCTGGTCGGGCTGCGGCCCACGGCGGGCCTCATCGCCAGCGCCCCGGTGGCGCAGCCCTGGGATATGGGGCGGGTCAACGGGCCGATGGCGCGCACCGCTACCGATGTGGCACTGATGCTGGGCGCGCTGACGGGGGTGGAGGATGCCTCGGCAATCTCTACCCCGCCCGACTGGCCGATGGCGCCAGGTGCCCTGCCCGACTGGGTGGCGCAGTTCGACGCGCATGGGCTGCGCGTCGGCTACACCCCTGATCTGGCCGGGCGGGGCATAGACACAGGCGTGGCACAGGTCTGCGCGGCGGGGCTGGCGCAGGCCGCGGCGGTGACCGGGGTGGATGTTGCGACGACCGACCTGTCGCTGGCGGATTCCAACGACGCCTATCTGCGGCTGCGTGGCCTTTGGATGGTGTGCAATTACCACGACACCCTTGGGCGGCTGGACGACCTGAACCCCGCGCTGCGCGGCAATATAGAGGCCGGGCTGAAGATCACCGCGCTGCAGATCGCGCAGGCGCGCGCGCAGCAAAAGGTGGCATGGCAGCGGATGATGGAGGCATTGCAGACCTGCGATGTGATCGCCACGCCGACCGTGCCGGTGCCGCCGTTCCCGGTCACGGTGAACCACCCGACTGCGATCAACGGGCGTCCGCTGAACAGTTACGTGGATTGGCTGGCACAGACCTATCTGGTCACGCTGACCGGGCTGCCCGCGCTGTCGGTGCCCATCGGAGTTGATGCTGACGGGCTGCCCGTGGGGCTGCAACTGATCAGCAAGCGCTTTTCCGAGCCGCTACTGCTGGGCCTGGCGCAATGCATACAGCGCGCGGTCCCGCTGCCGCTGCCGCCCACGCGATTCGGGGCCTGAGGGGATTCGGGGCCTCTTGTGGGAAACGCTGTCCAAACGGGAATCGGGGGTCCAAACGCGATGCGGAACCAATGCGATACTGAAGCCCAGGCGCGGCATACCGGGCGCCGACGCTTTTCACAGCGCGCAAGTTTTATGCACGGCGCGCACCACTGACCCGAAAACTTGCAAGAACATCTTTTCGGCGCGCCAACGCACAAAAATTCTTTTTCATAAATTCGATTTCATGAAAATCATTTTTTACAGGCGGACACCACGGCCCACATGACATCCCCCCGCCGCATCACGACCCGCACGACCGGGTTGCCACGACCAGACGCACGATTCCTGAGTTTCACCATGAAAGGACGCCTTATGAATACGTTCCTACGCTTTACCCTGGCCTCGACCCTGGGGATGGCCCTGCCGCAAATGGCGCTGGCCAATCCGACCGTCTTGCAAATCAACAGCTCGCTGCCCGACGGGTCTTTCGCGCATGTCTTCCTGACTGAATACGAACAGCGGGTCGAGGCCGCGCTGCCCGATCAGGTAGATGTGCAAATCTTCATGGGCAACACCCTGGGTTCGGAAGAAGATGTGTTGCAGGGCCTTGGTTTTGGCACGCATCACGCATCGCTGTCGGCTTCGGCCGTGGTGCAGATCAACCCGCGCGCCGCAATTTTCGATCTGCCGTATCTCTTCGCCGACCGCGCCGCTGTGCAGACCTTCGCCGCCAGCCCGGCAGGCGATATGCTGGCCGAAGGGTTCGCTGGCAACGGCATGCGGCTGGCGGCGCTGTGGGACAACGGGTTCCGGGTCATCACCAACTCGGTCCGGCCCATTGTCACGCCTGAGGATCTGGTAGGTCTGAAGATCCGCACGCCCACCAGCCGCCAGCGGGTCGAGATGTTCAACACGCTGGGTGCCAATGCGACGCCGCTGTCATTTGGCGAGGTCTATTCCGCGCTGGATCAAGGCGTGGTGGACGGGCAGGAGAACCCCGCGCAGATCACTGAAAGTGCCCGCCTCTATGAGGTGCAAGATTATATGTCGATGTCGAACCACGTCTATCTGCCGACCTTCTTGCTGTTTGGCGAGCCGTTCCTGGCCGGGCTGGACCCCGAGGTCAGCGCAGAACTGCTGACGATTGCGGCGGACATGGCCGGCTGGACCTTCGACTGGGGCGATGCGACGGACGAGACTGTCGTGGCAGAACTTGCCGACAAGATCGCGATCAACGCGATTGATTTCCCCGCCTTCCAGGCCGCAGCCCTGCCGCTTTATGACAGCCCGACCTTCGTGGACACTGCGGGCGCCGACATGGTGACAGCGACCAAAGCCGCGCTGGGGATCGAGTGATCAAGGCCCGGTGGGGTGCCTTCTGGGCGCCCCACCGGGCCACAGTGGACAGGCCAGCGGCTGAACCAGTGCCTCCCGCGCTGGCACCGACAGGCGGTTCCCACGCCCGCAGCGTCACCCGTCGCCGCATGTCAGGGTTTATTGCCCTACCCGCCATGCCGCAACTCCTTGGGCTGTCGGGGGGAGCCGTCCATCCCCGCCTGATCCCCCTACCCCAATTCCATCGTACCGGAGGCCCTGCCCATGGCACCGCTTGAAAAGCTGATCTTGCATCTGGACAACGCCCTGAAACGCGCACTGGACGCCCTTGTCATCACCATGGCAGGGGTGCTTCTGGTGCTGCTGAACTATGCGGTTTTCGCGCGTTTCGTGCTGAATTCCTCGGTCTCGTGGGGGGAAGAGCTGCCCGCGCAGATACTGGCAGCGCTGACCTTCATCGGCGCGGCCTATCTGACGCGCACGAATGAGCACCTGGGCTTCGACAGCGTGGCGCGCAGCCTGTCGCCGCTGATGCAGCGCGTGATCATGGGGGCCAACTTGCTGCTGATGGCGTGGCTGGGCGGGCTTTTGGCGTGGTACGGCGGCAAGGTCGCGCTGAGCTTTGGCACCCGCCTTCTGATCTCGGTCGATCTGCCCATGGCGCTGTTTCGCGCCGCGATGCCGCTGGGCGGCGCGCTGATCGTGTTGATCTGCCTTGTCCGTCTGGCGGGCCTTGTGACCGGGCGGATCACCCCTGATGACCTTTTGCCAGAAAGCGACGACTGATGTTTATGTCCCCCGGATACATGATCCTGATCTTGCTGGTCGGCCTGCTGATGATGGGCATGCCGATTGCCTTCGTGCTGGGCGTCACGGCGTCGGTGATGATAATGCTGGACCCCGCCGTGGTGCCGCAGATCATCGGACTGATCCCGTTTGGCGGCGCGAACAATTACCTGCTTGTGGCAGCCCTGCTGTTCATGATCGCCGGTGAGGTGATGAACCAGGGCAAGATCGCCGAAAAGCTGATCGCCTTCGCGTCCTCCCTTGTGGGGCACGTGCGCGGCGGGCTGGCGCATGTCAACATTCTGACATCGCTGTTCTTTTCCGAGATTTCGGGCACGGCTACATCCGACGCCGCCGCCATCGGGTCGGTGATGATCCCGCAGATGAAGAAGCGCGGCTATCCGCCCGCTTTCGCGGCGGCTGTCACCTCGACCTCGGCGAC harbors:
- a CDS encoding ROK family transcriptional regulator, yielding MQHRGGQIAGNNAERSRVHNRRVVLGYLQNAPQAGRAEIARASGLSTQTVSNLVAELEREGLVIRTGRRRTERGQPPVQYSFNPAGGAALGFEVRPDVLIMALSDLGGTLLMTRQVTLTDSDPATVFAAMRPLAQAARRAAPGPVMGAGLVVPGPFGVEGLSAAGETVLHGWDGITAADQASAALDMPVLLQKDATAAAIAEGMRGAAQGLDGFCVLYFGKGLGLGVVAQGQPLRGSSGNAGEIGHVIVTPGGTLCACGNRGCLEQYVSRMALRRFLVAQGMIVPDPASEGPGAGPPSASGLLPLAAATGEGSTGGAPPSERPAGTAQTPQGARAENRLGGGDLPDDAPPDDILADDSMAEDQTDAVALALLAAHDPRLLAWLDAGAAALSRAIGMLENLLDPDTVILAGALPDAILDALIARLVLPPGSVARRAARKAPRVQRGTSGVLTAALAGAALIIHDVVTPRLDSAL
- a CDS encoding hydantoinase/carbamoylase family amidase: MRPQTATPETATPEMVLAARLFSDLATQTADAPGVTRASFGEGEAIAHALVADVARARGLEVSTDIAGNQYMTWPGRDRRAPRIFIGSHMDSVNHGGNFDGAAGVVAGLAAVSALQDAGFTPAQDIVIMAIRAEELVWFPTPYCGSRMAFGLLDPAEYDAVRRSDTGRTLADHMRAQGCDPDALRAGAKPLDPATIAHFIEVHIEQGPTLDLRGTPVGVVSGIRGNLRYRHGQITGRYAHAGAVAREYRHDAVLAGAEFVQHLEGIWDRLVATGDDFVATVGEFWTDPAMHGMTKVPGIVRFTMDLRSLSNAVLLAVDTELRAAAARIGARRGVTIDPGRFTNAPPALIDPALVALFEGSARALDIPALKLPSGAGHDCATFSWQGVSSGMLFIRNQNGSHNPDEDMQLPDFAQAVQVLTHALRQLAGG
- a CDS encoding PIG-L family deacetylase, producing the protein MPLSDAARLSLQVTAPRALTLWRALHPLRGLVRFMNTGAHPDDETSAMLAALSLRDGISLSYACSTRGEGGQNDLGREAGADLGTLRTAEMERACDVLNLSMYWLSEGPDDTITDFGFSKSGVETLGKWDHARTLRRFVEIIRADRPDIICPTFLDIPGQHGHHRAMTQAAHEVMDAAADPAFEAAGAPWQVAKLYLPAWSGAGDAYDDDLPPPPETLRVPGHGVEGPSGWTWAEIGQHSRVFHATQGMGRWVGAAETAGWPLHLARTFVGPDGDAEGAITDNLARSYADLVPGAGAFADLDAALAATVAAYPDPQAVALRALDALRALHAARAACPAAASGQVLHRLDRHEAALARVLMLAAGIRAEGRLSVDFARPGSAVTGQLSLHLPDGAPVQARLDWDLPPGWRVETDGTQANGATSSPNVASEGGTGRGTGVRAQIHIPGDAPPADPYPTHYSPDGAAGPVNMRLTLSAGAGAVPVKTFMTLPTERRLLVLPKVEAEIAPAAVFVNSRAAAPVTLHLSDGAALSLPEGWALRGPVATPDAGRDTGAEGAAPGTPSVAAAPASEPAPDGLRLIPPARPEPGLWALPVTLDGVPAQSVTRIDYSHTGPRLRAAPALLRLRVADVALPLGRAQDALRVGYIGGGNDRADHWLRAMGVDVVTLDDAGLTPAALARCDALVIGIFALRFRRALAGLMPAVHDWVHAGGTLLTLYHRPWDNWDATRTAPAPLEIGKPSLRFRVTDEGALVRHLAPDHPVLTGPNPIGPQDWDGWVKERGLYFAKSWDAAYTPLLEMADHGEAPHHGALVSAEIGAGRHTHCALIVHLQMEALIPGAFRLMANMIAPR
- a CDS encoding MurR/RpiR family transcriptional regulator, which codes for MPEKHSALFTTRVREALPTLHPSERRLAELVLNFPGELASYSATELARLANVSNATVTRFVRKIGYASFEAARQDVRANKQAGASLFRVSPGRADSKNYIPAYVTQAQTDIEQTFRLITEAEIDALARKIVGARRVWLLGTRRGHAFAQYLGWQMFQAIPNISVIPASGETLGEAIAAMTAQDCVVAFGLRRTVSKLPQALAHVVGSGASVAYIHDANTLPDLAFTWRFQCETASPGPLFNHAAVITLCHVLATRVIAQAGAGGRKRMGAIEAIHDSLDEV
- a CDS encoding DMT family transporter — protein: MSNAPPPPGPARNNLRGAGWLLADMALNIWALTIVKAMGADFSAAQIVFIRAAVGLVLLIPFVARAVYRARAQALQGADDPDDGKAAGTGGAGTDRGTGAAMRLGGAVGTGAGAGVGTGRALGLTGAQGALRLRQPWLHLLRVMLSTVALTSSFFAVAKVPLALFTAINFTRPVVMMVMAALILREVIRPTHWLAGAVGLVGVLIAVQPAGMVANPGVLALFVTVFAGTGAIIVTRKMRAEPPLIMMLTYTAGLALFTLPLALWFWVPLGDGWRVLIWVGVFSQAAQFCFLRAHFWGEAGVLGPLSYASLVLSTLVGYLVFDEVPTPAMALGAGLIVLATLSISGLPRKIWPRKFWPHKI